A genome region from Panthera leo isolate Ple1 chromosome A2, P.leo_Ple1_pat1.1, whole genome shotgun sequence includes the following:
- the C2CD4C gene encoding C2 calcium-dependent domain-containing protein 4C, with product MKKTNVWFLERLRGSGENASPGSEAGDRGSKGPLYSNVLTPDKIPDFFIPPKLPAGPTDPEAQAELGPATSDQNLASGTPRRAPRSPRLSAKLPAESKSLLKAATRHVIQIESAEDWPAEEAATNADPQAQGAMSLPSVPKAQTSYGFATLAESPHTRRKESLFHSEHGALAQVGSPGAGRRRGAPKANGGDGVPREAGGALMSPSRYFSGGESDTGSSAESSPFGSPLLSRSVSLLKGFAQDSQAKVSQLKHSAGRHGSLSAEDSAPDASPGARRRLTRRATPEPGPETGQAPRVEHAVRMGPRGSVRLLAEYEAAQARLRVRLLAAEGLYDRLCDARSINCCVGLCLVPGKLQKQRSTIIKNSRHPVFNEDFFFDGLGPASVRKLALRIKVVNKGGSLKRDTLLGEKELPLASLLPFL from the coding sequence atgAAGAAAACCAACGTGTGGTTCCTGGAGCGTCTCCGGGGGTCCGGAGAAAACGCCAGCCCTGGGAgtgaggcaggggacaggggatccaaggGACCCCTGTACAGCAATGTGCTCACACCCGACAAGATCCCTGACTTCTTCATACCCCCCAAGCTGCCCGCTGGCCCCACAGATCCCGAGGCTCAGGCAGAGCTGGGCCCCGCCACCTCCGATCAGAACCTGGCCTCGGGGACACCCCGCCGAGCCCCCCGGAGTCCCCGGCTGTCTGCCAAGCTGCCGGCTGAGAGCAAGAGCCTGCTGAAGGCAGCCACCCGGCACGTGATCCAGATTGAGAGTGCGGAGGACTGGCCAGCGGAGGAGGCTGCCACCAACGCAGACCCCCAGGCCCAGGGCGCCATgtccctgccctctgtgcccaAAGCCCAGACGTCCTATGGCTTTGCCACACTGGCAGAGAGCCCCCACACGCGGCGCAAGGAGTCCCTGTTCCACAGCGAGCATGGAGCCCTGGCTCAGGTGGGGTCCCCAGGTGCCGGGCGCCGTCGGGGGGCCCCCAAGGCCAATGGGGGAGATGGGGTGCCCAGGGAGGCTGGTGGGGCCCTCATGAGCCCCAGTCGCTACTTCAGCGGTGGGGAGAGTGATACTGGGTCCTCGGCCGAGTCCTCCCCATTCGGGTCCCCTCTGCTGTCTCGCTCTGTGTCACTGCTGAAAGGCTTTGCCCAGGACAGCCAGGCCAAAGTGAGCCAGCTCAAGCACTCGGCGGGCCGCCACGGCTCTCTGTCTGCTGAGGACAGTGCACCAGACGCCAGCCCTGGGGCTCGGCGCCGTTTGACCCGCAGGGCCACCCCGGAGCCGGGCCCTGAGACTGGCCAGGCGCCCCGGGTGGAGCACGCCGTCCGGATGGGCCCTCGGGGCAGCGTCAGGCTGCTGGCAGAGTATGAGGCAGCCCAGGCCCGCCTGCGGGTGCGCCTGCTGGCTGCCGAGGGCCTCTATGACCGCCTGTGTGACGCCCGGAGCATCAACTGCTGTGTGGGCCTGTGCCTGGTCCCCGGCAAGCTGCAGAAGCAGCGCAGCACCATCATCAAGAACAGCCGCCACCCCGTCTTCAACGAGGACTTCTTTTTCGACGGCCTGGGGCCGGCCAGTGTCCGGAAGCTGGCCCTCCGGATCAAGGTGGTCAACAAGGGTGGCAGCCTCAAGCGGGACACGCTGCTCGGGGAGAAGGAGctgcccctggcctccctgctgccTTTCCTGTAa